Within the bacterium genome, the region CGGACTCGCTGGCTCCGCCCAGTCGGCGAGCGTGATCCGACCCTCCCGCGCGGCGCGAACGGCGATCTGGCCCGCCGCCCAGGCGTCCTCGGCCGCGTCGTGGTGCTCGAAGCGGATTCCCAAGCGCGAAGCGAGGTTCCCGAGGTTGTACCCGCGCGCTCCCAAGTCGGGCCAGACGCGCCGCGCCAACTTCACCGAGTCGACCCAGCGGCACGCAATCTGCGCCAGGCCGTAACGCTCGCACGCCCCGCCGACGGCCGAACTGTCGAACGTGGAGTGAGCCACGACGAGCTGGCCGCCGATCATCGAGGAGACGTCCCCGTAGACCTCGGGCCATGTCGGCGCCCCGCGGACGGCTTCCGCGTCGATCCCGTGGATCGCGGTCGCCTCCGGCCGGAAGAGATCTTCGGGATCGATCAGCGACTTCCAGCAGAGCTCGGCGACGCCCGAGCGAAACGCGACGATGCCCAACTGGCAGATGCGCGATCGGTCGAAGTTGGCCGTCTCGACGTCGAGCGCGAAGAAATCCATGTTCCCCCCGGGA harbors:
- a CDS encoding transposase, translating into MDFFALDVETANFDRSRICQLGIVAFRSGVAELCWKSLIDPEDLFRPEATAIHGIDAEAVRGAPTWPEVYGDVSSMIGGQLVVAHSTFDSSAVGGACERYGLAQIACRWVDSVKLARRVWPDLGARGYNLGNLASRLGIRFEHHDAAEDAWAAGQIAVRAAREGRITLADWAEPASPPAGPPAVSSRSRWCGCAVGHGAEKRSGVAGGRLGGETVVFTGELTMSRADAADLAAAAGCDVGASVTRKTTILVVGARNAADFGNVEKSTKQRRAEDLIAAGRPIRIVCEREFRALLETTVVGAGRDGSENDG